The genomic interval TAGGTAATAGCTTAATGTATGAAATATCCTAATATGAAGGTATTAGTTGGtcataactgtgtatgtatgtatgtatgtatgtatgtatgtatgtatgtatgtatgtatgtacgtatatttatatgtgtttatgtgtgtgcagctgtcctccaccatcgcttgacaatgcACGTTGATTCGTTTGCGTTCCCGTAAactagcaattcagcaaaagagaacgatagaacaagtaccgGCCTTTACAATAAGTACTGGTGTGGATTTGTccaactaaacccttcagggtggtaccccagcatggccgcagtctaatgactgtaacaaataaaatgtaagatATAAAAGATAGAAGTGGCAAACTATGAAGAGACGGAGGGTGTTCATGATAAGCGTTTACCAGCATTGTGACTTTTGTTTGTTGTACGGGTGCGTGAATGCAGCGGTGATGCTTGTTTGTGACATAGTCGAATTGATATGGACGTGGTAGAACTGGTGCCGGTGAATGTTGTAGTATTGGCCACAGCCCGGACGTATTCAGAGAGGTAAGGCTGGTTGAAATTGTTGttgcaatggtgatggtggtaactttgatagtgttgttgttgttgttgttgttgttgttgttgtttttgctgctgttgttgtttttgctgctgttgtagtagtCGTGGAAGTGTTTGGGCTGATAATGAAGATATCAAATTTCAtgttgttttagtagtagtagtagtagtagtagtagtagtagtagtagtggtggtggtggtggtggtggtggtagtagtagtactagtagtagtagtagcaattatagtagtagtagcaattatagtagtagcagcagcagcagcagcaacagcagcagcagtagtagtagtagtagtagtagtagtagtagtagtagtaaaagtaattgcaatagtagtagtagtagtagtagtagtagtagtagtaatagcagcaggaGTAGTggtacttgtagtagtagtatttgctgTTGTAGTAGTGGGGAGAGAGGGTGGCGATGGCGATGGTAGCAGTTTGAACGGCAAGGTTTTAGTAAAGAGAACTGAGGCTCTGTATGTAGTGGCggcggggtggtggtggtgctggtggtgctggtggtgttggttatggtggttgtggtggttgcggtggttgTGGGCCTGGTAAATATAATGCAACGATGGTTGGCAGCTAACCATGACTGTGATGGAAGTCTGTCTTAGAGGTGTTGTCAATATGCTTACATCATCGCACCTTCCGCCCCGTCCCCCTATCAGACAGGTCAGAGGTGAAACAATCAGTCTATCGTATGTATTCTCctcgctgctgccgccgccgctatCTTATTCTGGCGCCTCCTACGCCATTTACTTTTACCGCGCCAATATCTGCATCTCATTTTTCTTCTACCCTCGCCTCCTACCCTTCGTCTTCTTCTCCCGCTGTCCCTTATATACATCGTCTCCTAGAGTAATTCGCCCTGCACCGCCGAGTACCCTCCACCCTGCCATCCTCATCTATCAGATTAGACAACTATCAAGTCAAATTCTTACACTATCGCGTACGCTTTCACATCGTTGCTGTCTCTGTCATCGTAATTACCGATACCTTCATCATAGTGATCatcgtcctcgtcgtcatcatcatcatcattatcattgccacaATCTAGGCCACCATCAGTATcgacaccgccgccgccgctgacGCCAAACATCATCAAAAtaaaccgtcatcatcattaaaactCCCGTTATTATTAGCATTACTATAATCGCCATCtttttcatcaccatcaacattatcatcgttGTAGTTGCTAACATCATggtccttcctcctcttcctcgtcctctTCCTCGTCCCCTTCCTCGTCCTCTTCCTCGTCCACTTCCTCGTCCACTTTCTCGTCCTCTTCCTCGTCCACTTCCTCGTCCACTTTCTCGTCCTCTTCCtcatccacttcctcctcctctacctcgtcctcttcctcgtcctcttcctccccttcctcatcctcttcctcctcttcctcctcctcttcctcctcctcttcctcctcctcttcctcctcctcttcctcctcNNNNNNNNNNNNNNNNNNNNNNNNNNNNNNNNNNNNNNNNNNNNNNNNNNNNNNNNNNNNNNNNNNNNNNNNNNNNNNNNNNNNNNNNNNNNNNNNNNNNNNNNNNNNNNNNNNNNNNNNNNNNNNNNNNNNNNNNNNNNNNNNNNNNNNNNNNNNNNNNNNNNNNNNNNNNNNNNNNNNNNNNNNNNNNNNNNNNNNNNNNNNNNNNNNNNNNNNNNNNNNNNNNNNNNNNNNNNNNNNNNNNNNNNNNNCGTCCTCTTCCTCGTCCTCTTCCTCGTCCTCTTCCTCGTCCTCTtcctcgtcctcttcctcctcctcttcctcgtcctcttccccgtccacttcctcttcctcctcttcctcctcttcctcctcttccccgtcctcctccttctcctcctccttctcctcctccttctccttctcttcctcttcctcgttctcttcctcctccacttcctcttcctcctcttcctcgtccgCTTCCTCCTCTTTCTCGTCCTCGTCcgcttcctcctcttcctcgtcctcgtccgcttcctcctcttcctcgtcctcttcctcgtcctcgtcctcttcctcctccacttccccGTCCACTTCCTCgtccacttcctcttcctcttcctcctcctcctcctcttcttcctcctcttccccctcttcctcctcctattcattgtcgttgtcatcgacttcctcctactcatcatcatcagcagcaacatcacAATCACGAACATTAACAGTTCGTATATGAACTGCAATATTCGTGGGATAATAGAAATGGCAGAACGCTGGATTACACTGTTGTTAAGTGTGATATGTTTAAGATCTGGAATGCGAGGTGCTTCCTAGGAAAATTTTTCACACCGATTTCAAAAAGATAAGCAGCCATGGTTGTCTACATTTCTTTTGTTCCACACAACGCTACATTGATCAATGTGAAATATTCTCAATTTTCTTGACGAAGAACAAGTGTCCGAAACATCGTTTCTCAAATAAATTCATGGAGCTTTCTTAATTCTCTGTGTGTTTACTAGCTGTGATCAGTTGGTTTTGAATTTGACTTAGCTACTCCATTCTAAGCCACCAAAATGCAGAAAAGCAATCTGTTTGTCTCCTGTCTACGAcagtaaaataaacatgaaataatctCCCAAAATAAACTAGGTGGGGTGGATATtcatctctttattgcccacagtgggctaaacatagaggggacaaacaagaacagacaaaggagttaagtcgattatatcggccccagtgcgtaactggtacttatttaatcgaccccgaaaggatgaaaggcaaagtcgacctcggcggaatttgaactcagaacgtaaagacagacgaaataccgctaagcatttcgcccggcgtgctaatacggaagaaatattatatacatgcatcgaCGACCGGGAAATACGGCACTAGCCTGCTAGAAAAAGCTGTGAGGAACAACTTCCAAATTAAAAGACTGTAATGTTATCGATGATACAATACTCTGGTGGCTGCGGAATAGTTACGTGGAATATATCTGGTTATAAGTTTCTACAAGCctggttgacctagggctaaacaacttcAATAACATTAACATTTCGTATACATTAGTCCTTCTGATATCAGACTGGAGAGATGGGAGATAGGCGagaagtgagaaaataaaaagagtgggagagagagagcgagagagagagagagagagagagagagagagaaagagagagagtgagagagaggggggagacaaagagaaacaaagagaagtggaacagagagggagagagagagagacttggcgGGAAGAAACGAGCGAGGGAGTCGGAATACATGTGTGTCCTTATATcgctctcatctatctatctatctatacacacaaacacacacatatattttatttgtgtgcgtgtgtgtgtgtatgtgtgtgtgcgtttgtgtgtgtgtgtgtgtgtgtgtgtgtgtgctgtgagcTCGATatccggaccgggctgtgtttgtgttcttgaacaagacactttatttcacgttgttccacttCCCCCAGCTACAGAAATGAATTGCAacaacactggtgccaagctgtatcggcccctttgcctttcctttggataacatcagtggcgtggagagggaaggctggtatacatgagcgactgctagtcttccataaacagccatGCCTAACACTAgtgcctcggagagtaactttctataTACAATCCCTAGAAAGTGTTGAAAACATCCTGGCTTTggctaaaaagaaaatacagaaggatcagttaattatgattttattcaaaatattcacacacttattgcagtggtccttcagttttcttgagccctataaaagaactcgggaGGCTGAGTCTTCAACCagacctttcacaatacccttataGCCAGAAGTTTTTCAGAAGCCACgcgtatgcatctatctatctatctatctatctatctatctatctatctatctatctatacacacatatatgtatgtgtgtgtgtatatatatNNNNNNNNNNNNNNNNNNNNNNNNNNatatatatatatatatatatatatatatatatacatacgtgtgtgtgcgtttgtgtgtatgtatacatgtgcatatatatacatgtgtgtgtatgtgagtgtgcgcgcgcgtattcatgtatgtaggtgcataactttaaaaacaaagaaaatgtcgACAGCGAAAGCAGAGTTTCGACATGCTGGCCttcaacagacacacactctctctcactctttatatctctctttctttctttctctctctatctctctctttctttccctctctctctctctctctctctctttctttctcacacacgcactcagacacacacatgtacatacgtaagcATCTAGAGcgtctacgtgtgtgtgagtgtgcaacagataaagagacagacagagagagatagataaagagagcgagagagagagagagagagacagagatatgcaGCAAAAATTATATGCAGGAGGGAGACTAGACAGAGAGAACGAATTGTAACGAAGAGAGGGGTACAACAAAATTGGgtgctggttggctggttgactGAATGGTCGGTTGGTGGCAAAGAGGATTGCTGTTTGATTGCAGGAAGAAGGAATTAAAGTTACACTTACGCCGCCAGTGTTAGCATATACGAATGcgaacatccatacatacataaatacatacatacatacatacatacatgcatacatacgtacatactacgtacgtacgtacacatatgcgtatatacatacatacatacatgcacacatacacacacatgcatacatatatacactcacacacacatgcatgtatacgtacattcatacatacataagagcaTACTTGCgttcaaacatacaaacacaactatacatttatacgcatatatttacacacatttattataattatacatacattcatacgcacaaacgcaattatgcatgcattcataagtacatgcatataaacacatatattgacactcagacaaacacatacatacatacatgcatacatacagacagacagacagacagacagacaaacacacgtatatacgtagtagtgaacatacatatagatatacatatattgacactctcatacatacatatatagatacacacatacatagacacacatgctcatagacaaacagacagacagagagacaaataacCAGataggcaggcaagcagacaaacagacaaacagacaaacatacaaacatacaaacattgcCAGACTTGAAAGTTGATAGCCAAAGGAAGAACTAGCAACGCAGTGCTTCTGATGAACAGGTGAGATGAGAAATACGCTTCATTACATCCAATTAGGAAACTGATAGACATGTCCTCATAATTACTGATTCAACAAATGACTAATATATAATGAATGCCGAAGTGTTTGAGGTGTGTGAACTTATATTCGCGCTTGGAATTATACATGGCCGCCTGCCTGCTGCCTCTATcatttgtattatgtgtgtgtgtgtgtgtgtgtgtgtgtgtgtgtgtgtgtgtgtgtgtgtgtgtNNNNNNNNNNNNNNNNNNNNNNNNNNNNNNNNNNNNNNNNNNNNNNNNNNNNNNNNNNNNNNNNNNNNNNNNNNNNNNNNNNNNNNNNNNNNNNNNNNNNNNNNNNNNNNNNNNNNNNNNNNNNNNNNNNNNNNNNNNNNNNNNNNNNNNNNNNNNNNNNNNNNNNNNNNNNNNNNNNNNNNNNNNNNNNNNNNNNNNNNNNNNNNNNNNNNNNNNNNNNNNNNNNNNNNNNNNNNNNNNNNatatatatatatataatatatatatatatatatatatatacttacatatgtccatgcatacttgcatagataaatatgtacttcatatatacatatctgtgtctttgtgaatgaatctatacacacgcgcacacatacatacatacgttaatgtacacttatatacatacatacatacatacatatgtatgtatgtatgtgtgtacgtgtgtatgaatgtatgcatgcatgtatgtatagtataggCGGcagg from Octopus bimaculoides isolate UCB-OBI-ISO-001 chromosome 5, ASM119413v2, whole genome shotgun sequence carries:
- the LOC128247882 gene encoding uncharacterized protein DDB_G0271670-like, translating into SSSSNYSSSSSSSSNSSSSSSSSSSSSSSSSSSSSSSSSSPSSSSSSSSSSSSSSSSSSSSSSSSSSSSSSSSSSSSSSSSSSSSSSSSSSSSSPSTSSSSSSSSSSSSPSSSFSSSFSSSFSFSSSSSFSSSSTSSSSSSSSASSSFSSSSASSSSSSSSASSSSSSSSSSSSSSSSTSPSTSSSTSSSSSSSSSSSSSSS